One window from the genome of Podospora pseudocomata strain CBS 415.72m chromosome 6, whole genome shotgun sequence encodes:
- the ALG5 gene encoding dolichyl-phosphate beta-glucosyltransferase (BUSCO:EOG09264B2P; EggNog:ENOG503NTZC; COG:M): protein MAANNSNTTERLVAAATQLISLLFTTAREQPIRLFFLFVFPLALFGIISIYLLLHLLAPKPRPPYPSEKTYLTTLPSGAISPPRPLPCWYDRWHAEGCLKEQYPTVPDGFDVPDQASIEPAEVEVSVVVPAYNEQDRIEVALEEMVEYLDTNFGRGQEGGSGRLLPTLERPKPGAGTPGSRPSTPHRLVFKCENALGGGRGQSPPRERPPRGYEIIVVDDGSEDRTVEVVLEFGRRRGLHDVLRVVSLEKNRGKGGSVTHGLRHVRGKYAVFADADGASRFSDLGRLIEGCEDVVDGSNRGVAIGSRAHLVGSEAVVKRSAIRNFLMRSFHFVLMILTPPATSRIRDTQCGFKLFSRAALPHIVPYMHAEGWIFDIEMLMLAESAPATPVLASDGSVIGTSYGIKVAEVPVGWEEVGGSKMSLVKDSVRMAVGLAVLRASWMLGVYRRRLT, encoded by the exons atggcagccaacaacagcaacaccaccgagcGCCTCGTCGCAGCAGCCACCCAGCTCatatccctcctcttcaccaccgcgCGCGAACAGCCAATCCGGTTGTTCTTTCTATTCGTCTTTCCCCTAGCCCTCTTCGGCATAATCTCT atctacctcctcctccacctcctaGCCCCCAAACCCCGCCCCCCCTACCCCTCGGAAAAAAcctacctcaccaccctgccCTCAGgcgccatctcccccccaagACCCCTCCCCTGCTGGTACGACCGCTGGCACGCCGAAGGCTGCCTCAAAGAGCAATACCCCACCGTCCCGGACGGGTTCGACGTCCCCGACCAAGCCAGCATCGAGCCCGCAGAGGTCGAAGTGAGCGTTGTCGTCCCTGCCTACAACGAACAAGACAGGATAGAAGTCGCTCTCGAAGAAATGGTCGAGTATCTCGACACGAATTTCGGGCGCGGTCAGGAAGGAGGGTCCGGGAGGTTGTTGCCTACGTTGGAGAGACCTAAGCCCGGAGCAGGGACGCCGGGATCGAGACCGTCGACGCCGCACAGGTTGGTCTTCAAGTGTGAGAATGCacttggtggggggagggggcagtCACCGCCGAGGGAGCGGCCGCCGAGGGGGTATGAGattattgttgttgatgatgggagtgAGGACaggacggtggaggtggtgttggagttTGGGAGACGGCGTGGGTTGCATGATGTGCTCAGGGTGGTGAGTCTGGAGAAGAAtagagggaagggggggagtgtGACGCATGGGTTGAGGCACGTGAGGGGGAAATACGCCGTCTTTGCCGACGCGGACGGGGCGTCTAGGTTTAGCGACCTGGGCCGCCTCATTGAAGGTTgtgaggatgttgttgatggatcCAACCGGGGCGTTGCCATTGGCAGCAGGGCTCATCTTGTCGGGAGCGAAGCTGTCGTCAAGAGGTCGGCCATTCGGAACTTTTTGATGAGGTCGTTCCACTTTGTACTCATGATCCTCACCCCGCCGGCGACGTCGAGGATACGGGATACGCAGTGCGGGTTTAAGCTGTTCTCGAGGGCGGCGCTGCCGCATATTGTGCCGTATATGCACGCTGAGGGCTGGATTTTTGATATTGAGATGTTGATGCTGGCGGAGAGCGCGCCGGCGACGCCGGTCCTGGCGAGTGATGGGAGCGTGATTGGGACCAGTTATGGGATCAAGGTGGCGGAGGTGccggttgggtgggaggaggtgggcggGAGCAAGATGAGTCTTGTGAAGGACAGTGTTAGGatggcggttgggttggcGGTGCTGAGGGCGAGTTGGATGCTGGGGGTTTAtaggaggaggttgacgtAG
- a CDS encoding hypothetical protein (BUSCO:EOG092651FJ; COG:A; EggNog:ENOG503NX7I): MRCERRILRYHSLKRGRVRQTWNKYNLFNLFRMRDRKGNFGTFFQQKWHAKAATRAYHGEHIKEKQWERMFSRRLLSAVNMDPAYMAKYDGSEQAAGRGSGRDVKPGRSEKNVARNTGNAEGMTPYMQMTFAPQERRLDISVFRALFASSARQARQFVIHGAVKVNGKKMQHPGYLLNPGDLFQVDPEKVMIATGRKKTSKSESSSTPKTPTAEEDAEPAEETAEAAEQSAEELSPEQLKAQHLDGLKQLHQHARKIIEENKDKLSGGHKKEIRELSKKIKEAMNRARKVGTDVQETGDDMENLASLMSELELTPAERAELRQQQQAEAPAAEAPTNPSTPDYPQLRTRTPVPTAQTKFDMVESQILKRLLEEEKINPWDPSKPYATPWRPRPYMSAFAFIPRYLEVNPKICAAVYLRHPVARPGKTEIPTPFNMHTSQLAFNWYLRRR; encoded by the exons ATGAGGTGCGAGCGTAGGATATTACGCTATCATTCCTTGAAGCGTGGC CGCGTAAGACAAACATGGAACAAATACAATCTGTTCAACCTCTTCCGGATGAGGGATAGGAAGGGTAACTTTGGCACCTTCTTTCAGCAAAAATGGCACGCCAAAGCTGCCACCCGTGCCTATCACGGCGAGCatatcaaggagaagcagtgGGAGCGCATGTTCAGCAGGAGGCTGCTCTCGGCCGTCAACATGGACCCAGCATACATGGCCAAATACGACGGTAGCGAGCAGGCAGCTGGTCGTGGTTCTGGACGTGACGTCAAGCCAGGGAGGTCCGAAAAGAATGTCGCCCGCAACACTGGAAATGCCGAGGGCATGACACCCTATATGCAGATGACCTTTGCTCCCCAAGAGCGTCGTCTCGATATTTCCGTTTTCCGAGCTCTGTTTGCCAGCAGTGCGAGGCAGGCCCGCCAGTTCGTTATTCACGGTGCCGTCAAGGTGAACGGGAAGAAG ATGCAACATCCCGGATATCTCCTAAACCCAGGTGATCTCTTCCAGGTCGACCCGGAAAAAGTAATGATTGCCACCGGCCGCAAGAAGACCTCCAAGTCCGAGTCGTCCAGCACACCAAAGACACCCACAGCCGAAGAGGATGCCGAGCCCGCCGAAGAAACCGCCGAAGCCGCTGAGCAGTCCGCCGAAGAGCTCAGCCCCGAACAACTCAAAGCTCAACATCTCGACGGGTTGAAACAACTGCACCAGCATGCCAGGAAGATCATCGAGGAGAACAAGGATAAGCTCTCAGGCGGCCACAAGAAGGAGATCCGTGAGCTctccaagaagatcaaggaggccaTGAACAGAGCCCGCAAAGTAGGCACCGATGTTCAGGAAACCGGCGACGACATGGAGAACCTGGCCTCCCTCATGTCCGAACTGGAACTCACCCCCGCCGAGCGCGCAGAGCTtcggcaacagcaacaagcggAAGCCCCTGCCGCCGAggcacccaccaacccctccacccccgacTACCCACAGCTCAGGACAAGAACGCCAGTACCAACAGCTCAAACCAAATTCGACATGGTCGAGTCCCAGATTCTCAAGCGTctgctcgaggaggagaagatcaacCCATGGGACCCCTCCAAGCCATATGCCACCCCGTGGAGGCCCCGCCCCTACATGTCCGCATTTGCGTTCATCCCCCGGTATCTTGAGGTCAACCCCAAGATCTGCGCCGCTGTCTACCTCCGTCATCCGGTTGCTCGCCCGGGCAAGACTGAGATTCCCACGCCATTCAACATGCACACCTCGCAGTTGGCTTTCAACTGGTACTTGAGGAGACGTTGA
- a CDS encoding hypothetical protein (COG:A; EggNog:ENOG503P414), which produces MSDAAVNQPEVAAAATETPAVEQTTAAPVAEVEMADVAPTEAAAEKSEEKAEEKTEEQTGATKPLPMLKTTAKIDTNYKNNRKYDPSTQEVTDDPVQIRAQVEFWFNDSNLPGDKHMWEQTAGPENKPVSLKHICNFKRMQRFQPYSAVVAALRDSTLLEVSGEEGEEVIKRKVPYVLSTLSPQERQARSVYVKGFGDEHGSSQFEIEQFFSQFGKVQHLKLRRTNENLFKGSVFVEFDSEETADAFVNKEPAATWKGHELLIMKKGEYCEMKAKEIKEGKIQASNSRKSTFWEGKEKTSTRGGRGGARGGRGGRDNRNGDNNEDKKNGFKGGRGGRGGRGRGGRGGRGGNRDNNKGRDGKREEKKPAVNDGEMPTIQATNEKGEVVVKPAEANGKRARENDEAAAPPAKKVDTKTETAAAQ; this is translated from the exons ATGAGCGACGCTGCTGTCAACCAGCCCGAGGTGGCCGCTGCCGCCACCGAAACCCCCGCCGTTGAGCAGACCACCGCTGCCCCTGTGGCCGAGGTCGAGATGGCCGATGTTGCCCCAACTGAGGCTGCCGCTGAGAAgtcggaggagaaggccgaggagaagaccGAGGAGCAGACTGGTGCCACCAAGCCGCTTCCAATGCTCAAGACCACGGCCAAGATCGACACCAACTACAAGAACAACAGAAAGTACGATCCTTCTACTCAGGAAGTCACCGACGACCCCGTCCAGATTCGCGCTCAG GTTGAGTTTTGGTTCAATGACAGCAACCTTCCCGGCGACAAGCACATGTGGGAACAGACCGCTGGTCCCGAGAACAAGCCCGTTTCCCTCAAGCACATTTGCAACTTCAAGCGCATGCAGCGCTTCCAGCCCTACAGTGCCGTCGTGGCTGCTCTTCGCGACAGCACCCTTCTCGAGGTCTccggcgaagaaggcgaggaagtcATCAAACGCAAGGTTCCCTATGTTCTCTCCACGCTCTCGCCACAGGAACGCCAAGCCAGAAGCGTCTACGTCAAGGGCTTTGGCGACGAGCACGGTTCCAGCCAGTTTGAGATCGAGCAATTCTTTTCCCAGTTCGGCAAGGTTCAGCACCTTAAGCTCCGCCGCACCAATGAGAACCTCTTCAAGGGGTCCGTGTTCGTTGAATTTGATTCGGAGGAGACTGCCGACGCCTTCGTCAACAAGGAGCCTGCCGCAACGTGGAAAGGCCATGAGTTATTGATCATGAAGAAGGGCGAGTATTGTGAGATGAAGGCGAAAGAGATCAAGGAGGGCAAGATCCAGGCATCAAACTCCCGCAAGTCCACCTTCTGGGAGGGTAAGGAAAAGACCTCGACCCGTGGCGGTCGCGGTGGCGCTCGTGGTGGCCGCGGTGGCCGTGACAACCGCAATGGCGATAACAATGAGGATAAAAAGAATGGTTTCAagggtggtcgtggtgggcGTGGCGGGCGTGGCAGGGGAGGTCgcggtggccgtggtggcaaCAGGGATAATAATAAGGGAcgggatgggaagagggaagagaaaaagCCCGCCGTTAACGA CGGCGAGATGCCTACCATTCAGGCCACGAACGAAAAGGGCGAGGTCGTTGTCAAGCCTGCCGAGGCCAACGGCAAGCGCGCCCGCGAGAACGACGAGGCGGCTGCTCCCCCAGCCAAGAAGGTCGACACCAAGACCGAGACTGCCGCCGCGCAATAA
- a CDS encoding hypothetical protein (EggNog:ENOG503P37Y; COG:S), with protein sequence MPPPPEPTPTLPIDPFNNPEDEIPLQQKRPFGSGLYRNPVTFVPASSSLKTVSTDEPARDTSKSISDLYLGLVLPPEPKPPMGHENSPDNNHSDPPSTKPSPTPPLCPSCNLPILPNHELSLPHQLSLPHSHPPSSLDRSRMGLQYLSSQGWDPDSRRGLGSDQQGIAHPLKPKPKDDRFGLGVELPKGTKNIPRPKEKLLDAKKARKQYEQEKKKKGRIMKELFAEDKWEKYLGKEAS encoded by the coding sequence atgccaccaccaccagaacccactcccaccctccccatcgaCCCATTCAACAACCCAGAAGATGaaatccccctccagcaaaaACGCCCCTTCGGCTCCGGCCTCTACCGCAACCCGGTAACCTTTGTCccggcatcctcctctctcaaGACAGTCTCCACCGACGAGCCAGCACGGGATACGTCAAAGTCAATATCCGACCTCTATCTCGGTCTCGTCCTCCCACCAgaaccaaaaccacccatgGGACATGAAAATTCCCCAGATAACAACCACTCAGATcccccatcaacaaaaccctccccaacaccccccctctgCCCAAGTTgcaacctccccatcctccccaaccacgaactctccctcccccaccaactctccctcccccactcccaccccccctcctccctcgaccgCTCCCGCATGGGGTTGCAGTATCTATCCTCCCAAGGTTGGGATCCAGATTCCAGAAGGGGTTTGGGGTCTGATCAGCAGGGTATCGCACACCCCCTCAAGCCAAAGCCAAAAGACGACAGGTTTGGGTTAGGGGTTGAACTTCCAAAGGGAACAAAAAATATACCACGGCCTAAAGAGAAATTACTAGACGCCAAAAAAGCCAGAAAGCAATACgagcaagaaaagaagaaaaagggcagGATAATGAAGGAGTTGTTTGCCGAGGATAAGTGGGAAAAGTACCTAGGCAAAGAGGCGTCTTGA
- a CDS encoding hypothetical protein (COG:Q; EggNog:ENOG503NVIP) has product MPLPFLASLYFDGLPPWFPDPLVALKYTTALGSLALTKWYTSGRPNPSERKLHGRVVIMTGGTSGIGAKTAFQLASRGAQLCLLTRQPPNDPFLVDYIDDLRTRTNNQMIYAEQVDLASLHSIRQFATKWIDNAPPRRLDMVVLCAATLTTPGHKRSETEEGIETEWMVNYLANVHLLGILSPAIKAQPFDRDVRIIIPTCSSYIGAPKLEPGDVTDKTRFWSPKLAYARSKLALMVFAKTYQKHLDAYKRPDQLPMNARVVIVDPGFARTVGMRRWLTRGSLLGLFLYVVFYFVAWLLLKSPNMAAQSILFAAMDGGLLRGPGGKFIKECMEVDFARRDIEDEEVAKKLWEESDKLIEKTEKASALRRAREKKEKEEREKVEEIESLVETIKKGKAKQGEEKKKKKTTTTTTTTTN; this is encoded by the coding sequence AtgcccctccccttcctcgcctccctctaCTTCGACGGCCTCCCCCCCTGGTTCCCCGACCCCCTCGTCGCCCTCAAATACACCACCGCTCTCggctccctcgccctcacaAAATGGTACACCTCCGGCcgtcccaacccctccgagCGCAAGCTCCACGGCCGCGTGGTAATCATGACGGGCGGCACCTCCGGAATCGGCGCCAAAACAGCCTTCCAGCTCGCCTCCCGAGGCGCCCAGCTCTGCCTCCTAACCCGACAACCCCCGAACGACCCCTTTCTAGTCGATTACATCGACGACCTCCGCACCCGCACAAACAATCAAATGATCTACGCCGAACAAGTcgacctcgcctccctccacAGCATCCGCCAGTTTGCGACAAAATGGATCGACAACGCGCCCCCGAGAAGGCTAGACATGGTTGTCCTCTGCGCCGCAACGCTCACCACCCCTGGGCATAAGAGAAGCGAGACAGAAGAGGGGATCGAGACGGAGTGGATGGTCAATTACCTCGCCAACGTCCACCTGCTAGGGATTTTGAGTCCCGCGATCAAGGCCCAGCCGTTTGACAGGGACGTGAGGATCATCATCCCTACCTGCAGCAGCTACATTGGGGCGCCGAAGCTGGAGCCGGGGGATGTGACAGACAAGACGAGATTTTGGTCACCGAAGCTGGCGTATGCGAGGAGCAAGCTTGCGTTGATGGTTTTTGCAAAGACGTATCAGAAGCATCTGGATGCGTACAAGAGGCCGGATCAGCTGCCGATGAATGCGAGGGTTGTGATTGTTGATCCGGGGTTTGCGAGGAcggtggggatgaggaggtggttgactAGGGGGTCACTTTTGGGCTTGTTTCTCTACGTGGTTTTCTACTTTGTTGCGTGGTTGTTATTGAAGAGCCCGAATATGGCTGCGCAGAGCATTTTGTTTGCGGCtatggatggggggttgttgaggggacCGGGGGGCAAGTTTATCAAGGAGTGTATGGAGGTTGACTTTGCGAGGAGAGACAttgaagacgaagaagtggccaagaagctgtGGGAGGAAAGTGATAAGTTGATTGAGAAGACGGAGAAGGCTTCTGCACTgagaagggcgagggagaagaaggaaaaggaggagagggagaaggtggaggagattgagagcTTGGTGGAAACTatcaagaaggggaaggcgaagcagggagaggagaagaagaagaagaagacgacgacgacgacgacgacgacaacgaatTAA
- a CDS encoding hypothetical protein (EggNog:ENOG503Q03I) codes for MAATLPPPPALSGPQHPRQEFIVPCQAVWPHAQPNPTQIQQRPPPQPAFNPAHCHPVFFSDKLRRPPFALGSGPQLNPVAHGYVYQDGTRPNGKTSGSRL; via the coding sequence ATGGCAGCtacactaccaccaccgccagcgctCAGCGGCCCACAACATCCACGACAAGAGTTCATTGTGCCATGTCAAGCTGTCTGGCCACATGCACAACCAAATCCCACACAAATACAACAACGCCCACCGCCACAGCCAGCCTTCAACCCTGCACACTGTCACCCTGTCTTCTTCAGCGATAAGCTCCGGCGTCCGCCATTTGCCCTAGGGTCAGGGCCACAGTTGAACCCAGTCGCGCATGGATATGTATACCAGGATGGGACAAGGCCAAACGGCAAAACTAGTGGATCGAGGTTATGA
- a CDS encoding hypothetical protein (COG:U; EggNog:ENOG503NY8P): MASSSTSTPLLYSCISYSSTLLTESSTSSSPNLPQLATLILPKIDHSTPQKLTYTHGTYHINYISESPLPLTFLVISDSSSVSRRISFNYLTAIRTKFLAAYPPQSTDLATLPNYGCASLNSDLKRLMIEYGTNNVRGEDNAEQDDAIRTAQREIEDVRGIMTRNIEGLLERGERIDLLVDKTDRLGGSAREFRVRSRGLKRRMWWKNVKLMGLLGLVLVLIIVTVVVSVKNNLP; the protein is encoded by the exons atggcctcctcatccacctccacccccctcctcta cTCCTGCATATCctactcctccaccctcctaaccgaatcctccacctcctcctcccccaacctcccccaactagcaaccctcatcctccccaaaatcgaccactccaccccccaaaagcTAACCTACACCCACGGAACCTACCACATCAACTACATCTCCgagtcccccctccccctcacgTTCCTCGTGATCTCCGACTCGTCCTCCGTATCCCGACGCATCTCGTTCAACTACCTCACCGCGATCCGAACTAAATTCCTCGCC GCCTACCCCCCTCAATCAACCGACCtcgccaccctcccaaaCTACGGCTGCGCCTCTCTGAACTCTGACCTAAAGAGGCTCATGATCGAGTACGGCACCAACAATGTGAGAGGAGAAGACAACGCCGAGCAGGACGACGCCATTCGTACCGCCCAGAGAGAGATCGAGGATGTGAGGGGCATCATGACGAGAAACATTGAGGGCCTGTTGGAGAGAGGGGAACGCATCGACCTGCTTGTCGACAAGACTGATCGCCTGGGCGGGTCAGCAAGGGAGTTTCGCGTGAGGAGCAGGggcttgaagaggaggatgtggtggaagAATGTGAAGCTGatggggctgttggggttagttttggtgttgattattgtgacggtggtggtgagtgtgAAGAATAATCTTCCTTAG